A genomic region of Photobacterium swingsii contains the following coding sequences:
- a CDS encoding NupC/NupG family nucleoside CNT transporter, producing MQLISGLVGILALILIAYFLSEKRSHINWRTVLGALAIQMIFAAIVLYSESGRAALGEFSSAVQNIINFSNEGISFLFGGLVSDKMFELFAGGGFIMAFRVLPVVVFFSAFVAVLYYLGIMQFLVGTLGRALSKVLGTSRAESISATANIFLGISEAPLTVRPYIARMTRSELFAVMVGGMASVAGSVLVGYSQMGIPLEYLLAASFMAAPAGLMMAKLLIPETEQTCDSAESTEEEKKPANIIDAAAQGALQGMQLALNIGAMLLAFISLIAMLNALLGWAGSLAGFEGLSLDLVFGYLFLPFAYIAGLWDFDAAQQMATLFGTKTTINEFVAFSQLAPMIDSGVLDKRTEVIIAFALCGFANFGSIAVLLGCMGLMAQTRYDEIAKLGMKSLVAATLANLLNATVAGLFISLAL from the coding sequence ATGCAATTGATTTCTGGTTTGGTCGGTATTCTGGCTTTAATTTTAATCGCTTATTTTTTATCAGAGAAACGTTCACACATTAACTGGCGCACAGTATTAGGTGCGTTAGCCATTCAAATGATTTTTGCCGCTATTGTGTTATATAGCGAGAGTGGTCGTGCTGCACTGGGCGAATTTTCGAGTGCTGTACAAAACATCATTAATTTCAGCAATGAAGGTATTAGTTTTTTATTTGGTGGATTAGTTTCAGACAAAATGTTTGAGCTGTTTGCTGGCGGTGGCTTCATCATGGCTTTTCGCGTATTGCCTGTGGTGGTGTTTTTCTCGGCATTTGTCGCAGTATTGTATTACCTCGGTATTATGCAATTTTTGGTGGGGACACTAGGCCGCGCTTTGTCGAAAGTCTTGGGCACTAGCCGCGCGGAGTCTATTTCAGCAACGGCAAATATTTTCTTGGGGATTTCCGAAGCCCCATTAACAGTACGACCTTATATTGCGCGTATGACTCGTTCTGAGCTTTTTGCGGTTATGGTCGGTGGTATGGCGTCGGTAGCGGGTTCTGTTTTGGTTGGCTATTCCCAAATGGGGATCCCATTGGAATACCTATTGGCGGCGTCTTTCATGGCGGCCCCTGCAGGTCTAATGATGGCAAAGCTGCTTATCCCTGAAACTGAGCAAACCTGCGACTCTGCGGAAAGCACGGAAGAAGAGAAGAAACCTGCCAACATTATTGATGCGGCAGCACAAGGTGCCCTTCAGGGGATGCAGCTTGCACTCAATATTGGTGCCATGTTGTTAGCCTTCATCAGCTTGATTGCGATGCTGAATGCGTTATTGGGGTGGGCGGGCTCACTGGCTGGTTTTGAAGGTTTATCGCTGGATTTAGTGTTTGGTTACTTATTCTTGCCGTTTGCTTATATTGCAGGTTTGTGGGATTTCGATGCCGCTCAGCAGATGGCAACGTTATTTGGTACCAAAACAACCATCAATGAGTTTGTCGCGTTTTCTCAGCTAGCACCGATGATCGACAGTGGTGTACTCGATAAACGCACCGAAGTGATCATTGCTTTTGCACTATGTGGTTTTGCTAACTTTGGTTCAATTGCAGTGTTACTGGGCTGTATGGGGCTGATGGCACAAACGCGTTATGATGAAATCGCGAAACTGGGCATGAAATCGCTGGTGGCAGCAACCTTAGCAAACTTATTGAATGCAACGGTTGCAGGCTTGTTTATTTCACTGGCGCTTTAA